In Collimonas arenae, a single genomic region encodes these proteins:
- a CDS encoding NADP-dependent oxidoreductase translates to MPQSKAVNRRILLASRPHGAPTAANFKLDQTPVPVPAAGQVLLRTVYLSLDPYMRGRMSDAPSYAAPVEVGAIMVGGTVSKVEASEHPDYKVGDLVLSYSGWQDYALSDGKGLTRLDPKLGRPSYALGLLGMPGFTAYMGLLDIGQPQAGETVVVAAATGAVGSVVGQIAKLKGCRVVGIAGGADKCKYAVEELGFDACIDHRAADFPQQLAAACGKGIDVYFENVGGAVFEAVLPLLNTRARVPLCGMIASYNATGKPEGPDHLPSLMRRLLTRRIKLQGFIIFDDYGQRYPEFFKEMSGWIAAGKMKYREDIIDGLENAPQAFIGLLEGKNFGKLVIRSGDE, encoded by the coding sequence ATGCCACAAAGTAAAGCCGTCAATCGCCGCATCTTGCTGGCCTCGCGCCCGCATGGCGCCCCGACTGCAGCGAATTTCAAACTCGATCAAACCCCGGTGCCCGTGCCCGCGGCAGGCCAGGTACTGCTGCGTACTGTCTATCTGTCGCTCGATCCCTACATGCGCGGTCGCATGAGCGATGCCCCCTCCTATGCGGCTCCGGTCGAAGTCGGAGCGATCATGGTTGGCGGCACGGTATCGAAGGTCGAAGCATCCGAACATCCAGATTACAAAGTGGGCGACCTGGTGCTGAGCTACAGCGGCTGGCAAGACTATGCGCTGTCCGACGGCAAAGGCCTGACCAGGCTGGACCCGAAACTGGGCAGGCCATCCTATGCGCTGGGCTTGCTTGGCATGCCAGGCTTCACCGCCTATATGGGCCTGCTCGACATCGGCCAACCGCAAGCCGGTGAAACCGTGGTGGTGGCAGCCGCCACCGGCGCGGTCGGCTCGGTGGTCGGCCAGATTGCCAAGCTCAAGGGTTGTCGTGTAGTCGGGATTGCCGGCGGCGCCGACAAATGCAAATACGCCGTGGAGGAACTCGGGTTCGATGCTTGTATCGACCATCGCGCCGCCGATTTTCCACAACAACTCGCTGCCGCTTGCGGCAAAGGTATCGACGTCTATTTTGAAAACGTCGGCGGCGCCGTGTTCGAGGCGGTCCTGCCATTGTTGAATACGCGTGCCCGGGTACCGCTGTGCGGCATGATCGCCAGCTATAACGCCACCGGTAAGCCGGAAGGCCCGGACCACCTGCCGTCGCTGATGCGGCGTCTGCTGACACGTCGTATCAAGCTACAAGGTTTCATCATCTTCGACGACTACGGTCAGCGCTATCCGGAATTTTTCAAGGAAATGAGTGGCTGGATCGCCGCCGGCAAGATGAAATACCGTGAAGACATCATCGATGGCCTGGAGAACGCACCGCAGGCATTTATCGGTCTGCTGGAAGGCAAGAATTTCGGCAAGCTGGTGATACGCAGCGGCGACGAATAA